TCACCacactagcttcgtggttcgctatggggaacacacatgtacatgggtatgtacagtgtgtgtgtatagtgtaataacagcaataggagtatgttgagtggagctattttggtgagggaggtaacGTTGTAATCGTAGAGTCGTCTGCTGTCTGATTTCTCAtggagtgtatggtggccactgtactgtttggacacaataccggcttacttgcatagttctggtaaataaaacatgtagataagtatatataacatgtataaatagtgtaataaaaacaacagtatggtgggaggagcaatgttggcgagtaagatgttggagtgagggagggcctgtCTGGGTGTGgttgctcacactcgcggtgttctgaatgtgttgatggtgaatgtatatagtgtgacagtgtatagtctgtaaatagattgtatatatacataaattagcatgatacatggtaaatatgtgcaacatatgtgtacacaagtgtcatgcacgtaacacagtgtccttggacagtatggatgttttactgccataatatagtgtacgtgttcattatacataggattagcacgtaaaaacaaataaaatgtatttggaactgtgtgcaaaaaatgatcaaaaatatattcgcggcaactcgcgcgccccgccccgggcaccccaccggccccgggagcttacggcacgggcgcacggggtatgatgacgtcacacgccaccttacggaccccatagcagccaaagtaagtacaatttcgaaattccgttgctatacccatatacagggaggggtttttgacactttcagaagaaaaaagaattttttcccgagaatttatttcttgccCACTAGGGgaatgtcatatttataggccgcgcagttaaagggttaaactcCATCAACCTTGGTCCCCGTTAGTAAAGTGATTAAGTGTAGAGACCTTATATTGTAAAAATCCATGCTACATATCTATATTACCAAGAGAGTCTACAGTAAATTAACGAGTAAGCCCAGATTTGTGTGGGACCAATAGTCAATCCATCCATCATGTTTATGTTTGGTGAAGAGTATCACTCAATCTCAACAATCTAGTAATGTAATCGTGTGTTCATCCAGTAACGTAATCATGTGTTCCCATAGTTAATAAGTGTACAATAATCTGGAGTTGTTCAATAAAACCCATTTGTAAAGATTTAACTCACAGTGCACTTATTGTCCAACTTAGACTAAAAATACTTGACCCTTCCCCAATTATCACATACGATACATACATTCCCTTCTATTATTCATAAGAAAGTAAGGATAGGTATTGTTAGTCTGTACTCTCGGGTACGTCTTACAAACAGCCCTGCTGCTGCAATATGTTACCAAAAAATATTATCCCATACTCCGggatatattataaaaaatattggcccTTGTGTGAATATGTTAATCTGTAAGTAATATTAACTCTGCTCTAGAATAGCTAATGCAAAGAATGTATATAGATATTATgcaatttgtattagtaaataaagtactgtaatattacttttttgttgtaaatacatctagtttaaccaaatattcttttccacaggataacaagccagaggCATGTTCAGTGTGTTTTATCGATTATGATGACAATCAGCTACGACCTCGCAATCTGCCGtgcggccacacattctgctcccagtgtattgacaatgctatcaagaatggtcagctgtcctgccccagctgccgtgcccagcacactgccacagctgctactcagttcccaattagctatgctgtggaggcatttgttaggaaactcaaaaacatccagctaacaactgaggaagtagtgccaGCAAAACCTTCTGAAGGTCCTGCCAGAGGCATCAGTAAGACGTTACGTtccctggtgcaggagcagaagaacatcatcagcagcctcattactagctgtgaagaggtactgtcccagctggggaagtaccgggggcagctgggggactggaagactcaccacctccagctccaggacagactctatgctctaTTAGAGgagaacaagtcagcaatgaagctcttggaactggaggataccagtgtggtggatatgacaacacaaggagaggaagggaagactcagctgcaggccatgttggggagcctcgacacagtcaacaccccacaggaggttggcacaaccatagacacagctgatgggtgcaagatgaaggtagaagattggctccagaagtgccaggaactcttcccagatgtcaagactgtccacacctcagtgaaggtatgCTGCTGGTCACACTGCTCTCGTGCAACTgtgtgtagtattgcctctatataaacacttttgacatggagacacatcaagattagagttgactttatatataggaaacaTTTTGCTCCAACACCTGatacatttttattaataaagtcaactgtcatattgttgtttctctacactgtggtcagtgtagagaaacaccattacTTATATTGTTCAGTTAcagtactttactcagagcctgatgcttcattatagtccagttactttactcagagcctgatgcttcattatagtccaattACTTTACTCagggcctgatgcttcattatagtccagttactttactcagagcctgatgcttcattattgtCCAgtcactttactcagagcctgatgcttcattatagtccagtagcatcagagcctgatgcttcattatagtccagttactttactcacagcctgatgcttcattatagtccaggttccactattaatgtttgtgttggtaatgacaggtgcaggagaccatcagggaggccctggagatgatgaccacagagacaggtgccacagctgaccccgtacacctgggagac
This sequence is a window from Procambarus clarkii isolate CNS0578487 unplaced genomic scaffold, FALCON_Pclarkii_2.0 HiC_scaffold_272, whole genome shotgun sequence. Protein-coding genes within it:
- the LOC123768363 gene encoding tripartite motif containing 13-like; the protein is MMDNKPEACSVCFIDYDDNQLRPRNLPCGHTFCSQCIDNAIKNGQLSCPSCRAQHTATAATQFPISYAVEAFVRKLKNIQLTTEEVVPAKPSEGPARGISKTLRSLVQEQKNIISSLITSCEEVLSQLGKYRGQLGDWKTHHLQLQDRLYALLEENKSAMKLLELEDTSVVDMTTQGEEGKTQLQAMLGSLDTVNTPQEVGTTIDTADGCKMKVEDWLQKCQELFPDVKTVHTSVKVQETIREALEMMTTETGATADPVHLGDSASTINVCVGNDRCRRPSGRPWR